A genome region from Triticum aestivum cultivar Chinese Spring chromosome 2B, IWGSC CS RefSeq v2.1, whole genome shotgun sequence includes the following:
- the LOC123043847 gene encoding N6-mAMP deaminase, producing MGTRTSEAEKEMREWCVALPKVELHAHLNGSVRNSTLLELAKELGDKGVIVFEDVKDVIMKNDRSLPECFRLFDLFHILTTDHDTVTRIAKEVVGDFAAENVVYLEIRTTPKNNEAKGMTKRSYMNAVVKGLKSVEDVDVVLFDSNLRNDEKLSSTPMTDLGGDRKRKRIYVRLLLSIDRRETTSAALDTVNLAMEMKDQGVIGIDLSGNPVVGEWETYLPALEHAKELGIPTTIHCGEVPNRKEIQAMLDFCPQRLGHVCCLDDEEWKKLKSSMIPVEICLTSNVMTGGAPSLELHHFADLYNAKHPLSICTDDSGLFSTSLSNEYYLVASTFGLSKTELFRLAQGAVELVFADDEVKKSLRAVFELAAAETLTS from the exons ATGGGGACTCGGACCTCGGAGGCGGAGAAGGAGATGAGGGAGTGGTGCGTTGCGCTCCCCAAGGTGGAGCTCCACGCCCACCTCAACGGCTCCGTCCGCAACTCCACCCTCCT AGAACTCGCAAAAGAACTAGGTGACAAAGGAGTGATCGTGTTTGAAGATGTTAAGGATGTAATCATGAAGA ATGACAGATCTCTCCCAGAGTGTTTTAGGCTCTTTGATTTATTTCATATACTCACGACTGACCATGATACAGTGACAAGGATCGCCAAGGAG GTTGTGGGGGATTTTGCTGCTGAGAATGTTGTGTATTTGGAAATAAGGACGACACCTAAG AATAATGAAGCCAAGGGGATGACCAAGCGATCCTACATGAATGCTGTTGTTAAAGGTCTTAagtctgttgaagatgttgatgttgTTCTATTTGATTCTAACTTAAGAAACGATGAAAAATTAAGTTCTACACCTATGACTGATTTGGGTGGCGACAGAAAGAGAAAAAGGATATATGTTAGGCTCCTTCTGAGTATTGACCGTCGTGAGACAACTTCTGCTGCATTGGACACT GTTAATTTAGCCATGGAAATGAAGGACCAGGGTGTAATTGGCATTGATCTCTCTGGCAATCCAGTTGTAGGGGAATG GGAGACATACTTGCCTGCTCTAGAACATGCTAAAGAACTGGGAATCCCCACGACAATTCACTGTGGCGAG GTACCAAACAGGAAGGAGATCCAAGCAATGTTGGACTTCTGCCCTCAAAGGTTGGGTCATGTCTGCTGCCTCGACGACGAAGAGTGGAAAAAGCTCAAGTCATCGATGATCCCG GTGGAGATATGTTTAACCTCCAATGTTATGACCGGAGGCGCCCCATCTCTGGAGCTTCATCACTTTG CTGACCTCTACAACGCGAAACACCCTCTGTCGATATGCACCGACGATTCTGGCCTCTTTTCGACGAGCCTCTCAAATGAGTATTACCTGGTCGCGTCTACCTTTG GTCTTAGCAAGACCGAGCTGTTTCGGCTAGCCCAGGGCGCTGTGGAGCTCGTGTTCGCCGACGATGAGGTGAAGAAGTCACTGAGGGCGGTGTttgagcttgcggcggcggagacGCTCACAAGCTAG